CATGGCCTTACTTGGCGACTGCGGCTATGTATTGATATGGTTAAAAGGTAACGAACCCATGGGTAAAGGCTATAGCATCGATTAATTCTATTTAGCTTTTAAGAAATATAAAAATATGATCATGAAAATCAATATATCGAAAGATTCATTTGAAAAATATGCTGTTATTAAGGTTCTGGGCGTTGGCGGCGGCGGGTCAAACGCTGTCAGCTGCATGTTTAACAGGATCATTGGCGTAGAGTTTTTTGCCATAAACACTGATGCCCAGGCGCTTGCCAAAGCGTTTGCAGGTACAAAAGTTCATATAGGCGAAAAACTTACAAAAGGGCTGGGCGTTGGCGGTAACCCTGAGATAGGCAGACAGGCAGCAGAAGAAAGCAAACAGCGATTAACTGAAATATTGGCTCAAACAGACTTGGTATTTATTACTGCTGGTATGGGTGGCGGTACAGGAACAGGCGGAGCTCCGGTTATTGCTTCTATTGCACGCTCCCTGGGTGTTCTATCTATCGGTATAGTGACTAAACCATTTAAGTTTGAAGGCAGGGTCAGAGCAAAACAGGCTGAGAACGGGATTATGGAAATGAAACAGTACTGTGATGCTACAATTGTCATTCCTAATGAAAAAATAATAAAAATGTGTGACAATCAGATGGACGCGCGGAACGCTTTCAAGTATGTTGATGATGTATTGCACAAGATAGTTAAATCAGTATCAGAGATAATTACAAAACATGGTATGATAAACCGTGATATGGCTGATCTGAGGTCCATATTGAAAAATTCAGGGGAAGCGTTCATAGGCATGGGAGAAAGCTCTAGCCAGAGCGGAAGGGCAGCTGAAGCTGCCATGAAAGCGCTGAGCAACCCATTGCTTGAAGATGTTACTATAAACGGCGCTGGTAAGATACTGGTAACGATTTTCGGAGGCATGGATGTTACAATAGGCGAAATTGAAGAAGCTATGGATATAGTCCATGCCAGGGTGTCAAGCGACGCTCATATATTTTACGGGCAGGTTCTTGACCCTGAGCTGCATGGAACATTCAAAATAGCGGTTGTTGCCACTGATTTCGCATCGCAGGATAAAGAAGTAGAAAAAGAAAAAAAGCTAAACGAAGAAGAATATTGGAAACAACCGGCATTTAAGATATGGAAGCCAAGGAAACTGATATAATATAAAATAGGATGATCCATTATGACATTACATACATATGGTAACTGGTATTCAAATTATAAATGTCCTTCTTGCTCGAGTTTCTATATTCCATACAATAAGAAAATT
The Candidatus Liberimonas magnetica DNA segment above includes these coding regions:
- the ftsZ gene encoding cell division protein FtsZ — its product is MKINISKDSFEKYAVIKVLGVGGGGSNAVSCMFNRIIGVEFFAINTDAQALAKAFAGTKVHIGEKLTKGLGVGGNPEIGRQAAEESKQRLTEILAQTDLVFITAGMGGGTGTGGAPVIASIARSLGVLSIGIVTKPFKFEGRVRAKQAENGIMEMKQYCDATIVIPNEKIIKMCDNQMDARNAFKYVDDVLHKIVKSVSEIITKHGMINRDMADLRSILKNSGEAFIGMGESSSQSGRAAEAAMKALSNPLLEDVTINGAGKILVTIFGGMDVTIGEIEEAMDIVHARVSSDAHIFYGQVLDPELHGTFKIAVVATDFASQDKEVEKEKKLNEEEYWKQPAFKIWKPRKLI